TTCCAGTACTCCACGTAATAGTTGCCCGATTCATTGGGGACTTCGTCCAGTAGCCAGGCCGGTGGATCGGCGGGCCAGGAGCTTTGCCAGTAGTAGCGGTTACTCTGGGCCATGCCAATATTGACATAGGCCATCAGCAGGCGATTCCTGCCATTGTTCTTCTTCTTTAATTGCTTGATCTGCTCTTCTGTATAGGTCTGGTTATCCCTAAAGAATAAGTCGATGATCAGCAGGTCGTAGTCGGTTTCGGATAACTTGTCCACGAATTCCTGGGGTGTGGAGAAGCTCGTAGTATTGGTGATATTAAGGAAATTTTTGACATCTTCCAGTTTATCAATGTCGTCATTGTTCACATTGAAAGGTTTTTCTGGGTAGGAAGGAATATTGTCCAGAAGCGTATCGTCGGCAGCGAAGGAGACGTAGCCGGCGTTTTCGTTCTTCTCGTAAGACTCGTCAATATTGCGTTCGCTATTGGCAAAATCGGTCACCAGGATTTCACGGCCTTTCTCTTTGGCCAGGTTGAGATAGTCCTGCAGGCGCTTACTTTCAGTTTCACTGGTGGGTTGGTCTACATTACCGTTCTGCCCAAAGAAGACCGCCTCCTGGGCGATACCATCGGTAGAGTTCACATAGGCGTCATCTACCGGGCCATTGGTCCTGGTATTGGTGGTGATCAGCTCAATACCGTTTTGCGGAACGATAATAAAGTCTCGCTCAAGGTCCTTTGCATACTTGCTGATATCCTCCACAAACAGGCGCATTTCTTGATCGTAATCGATATTTACGGGAATAATGATGTCAGGTAAATCATCACTACAGCCAAGAAAGAGTAGTGGGCTGAAAAATAGCGCTAGCTTCCTATGCAAGGTCGTTCTCCAACTAGATGTAATAGTTAAGCTTAGATGTTTTGTCTGTTAGTAATCTATTGGCAGAAAAGTACAGATATTGTTCCCCATTGGCAAACGCCAACTTAAATTGCTGCAATCTAGTGGGGGATTGCTGAATGCTGACTTAATAGGGCTGAAAAGCTTGATTTGGGGCTCTTAGGAGCCCCTGGGGTTATCCATTCTCTTTTTAGTCTTGTTGGTGGCGACCGCGGTACGGGGGTCATCTGGCCAGTAGTGCTTCTGATATTTGATACGCAACTCCTTTTTGACCTCTTCGTAGGTGTTTGCCCAAAAATTAGCCAGATCGCGAGTGATCTGTACCGGGCGACGAGCAGGGGAGAGCAGGTGAATCATTAGCGGGTATCCCCCACGCAAAACTGCGGGGGTTTGTGCCAGGCCGAAGAGTTCCTGTAAGCGCACTGCCAGGATTGGTGGGGATGCTTCGTAATCGATAGCAATGCGTGAGCCGCTGGGTACGGTGTAGTGGCTGGGAGCCAGCTCATCAACTTGCTGAATATGGGCCCAGTCGAGTTGTGCGCGCAGAATATTGAGCAGGTCCAGCTGCTTGAGCTGCTCAAATTTATGGAAGCCATGTAGATGCGGTAATAGCCAGCGCTCAAGGTCCTGCAACAGCGTATCATCACTCAAGTTGGGTAGCGGAGTGTCTCCCAGTAGAGATTGACCACTTTCCTCTGTTCGCAAAAATTCCACTCGTGCGCGAAATTGCAGGGCTTCTTTACTCCAGGGCAGTAGCGAGAGTCCTTTCTGGCGAATGGCATCGAGTAGTGCCCGGCTCAATAACTCTGATGGAACATCTTTGGCGACTTGCTGCTGCAGCACTAGTTTGCCCAGTATGACCTGCTCCAGGGCTTCGGCACGCCCGGCGGTATCATCCCAGCGAATAGTGGTATTTAGCTCGATTTGGTCGGCAAAACAGCGCTGTAAGGCGTTTTTTGAAATTGGAGCGGCCAGCTGGATTCTCGCATCGCGCCCCAGTCCATCCAGTTCGGCAACCACAAGGAAGTCGCCGAGAGCCAGGGCGTCTTCGTGCGAGAAATATGCGCCTCGGCCGCTGCAAAGCAGGTAGCGGCGTGCACTATCTTGGCGGCTTTTGGCAATTCTATCCGGATAGGCGAGCCCCAATAGCACCCCGATTCTATCGGCCTGGTCAATGCTATCGCTGTTACGAGGTTCTTGCGGCTTGAAATCCTTTAATTGCCCCTGCCAAGTGTTGGCCTGCTGGCGAATACGTTGCACCGCACCGCGGTCGATATTTTGCCCCTTAGAATGGGCCTGTAGTGCTTCGATACGTTTGCTGATGTCTCTATCCCAGCGTGCTTCTCCCCGGAAGATATCCCTCTCTGACAGTAGCGCCGCGAGTAGGCAGGCCTGTTGTGATAGATGCCAGTCGAGGCTGCGAAGCATCATATGGGCGAGGCGTGGATGGCAACCCAGGGTGAGCATGGCGCTGCCGTGTGGAGTGATGCGCAAGTCTTGGTCTAGTGCGCCCAGTTGCTTTAATAGTGCCTGGGCTTGGGCTAGAGGACCTGTGGGGGGAAGGTCCAGCCAGCTCAGCTCGGTGGGATCACTGACTCCCCACTGGGCTAATTCCAGCGCCAGGGGGGCCAAATCGCTGCGTATTATTTCGGGGGTGTTTTTACTGCTGAGGCTGCGTTGGCGGCCCTCGCTCCACAGTCGCAGGCAGAACCCTTCGCTGAGGCGCCCGGCGCGGCCGCTGCGCTGGGTGGCAGAGGCTTGTGAGATTCGGCAGGTCTCCAGCCGATTCATACCGCTGTTAGGATCGAAGCGAGACTCTCGCATTAAGCCGGAATCCACAACTATGCGGATTCCCTCAATCGTCAGGCTGGTTTCTGCCACATTGGTTGCTAGCACCACTTTGCGTTGATCGGGAGCGGCCGGAGCGATGGCCTGATCCTGCTGTTCGCGGGTCAAGTCTCCATAGAGTGGGGCGAGAATAATACTATCTGGTTTGAGATCATCCGCAGAGGCGAGTTGTTCGCGCAGTAACTCCTCTACCTTGCGAATCTCTGAAACTCCCGGAAGAAATGCGAGTACACTGCCTGACTCTTTGCGAAGTGCTTCGAAAATCTTGCGACTCATGAGCGCGGGCATAGAGCGGTGATCTTCCGGCTCCTCCCGCTGACCAAGGTAATCGATATGTACGGGGAAGCTGCGCCCCTCACTACTGACCACTGGCGCACCGCCGAGCACCCTGGCTACCGCCTCGGTTTCCAGGGTTGCAGACATTACTAATAGTTTCAGGTCTTCGCGCAGATATTCCTGGGATTGCAGGCACAGTGCCAGGGATAGGTCGGCTTGCAGACTGCGCTCGTGAAACTCATCAAAAATAACCAGCGAGGTTTCTGACAGTTCCGGGTCAGACTGCAGCAGCCGGGTAAGAATACCTTCGGTAACAACCAGGATACGGGTTTTCGCACTTCGCCGCCGTTCCCCGCGTACCTGGTAACCCACAGTCTCGCCTAGCTTCTCTCCGAGCTGGGCAGCCATACGTGCCGCAGCCGTGCGCGCAGCCAGGCGACGAGGCTCCAACATAATGATATTGCGTTGCCCCAACCAATCGGTTTCGAGCAGGGCCAAGGGAACAACGGTAGTCTTGCCTGCGCCAGGAGGAGCTTGCAGTACCACATTGTTGTGTATTTCCAGTGCTTTGAATAACTCTGGTAGGGCGGAATAAATTGGTAACTCTGGCATAGCAGAGAATTATAGAGGATTAAGGGGTGTGAGTGTATGGGGCTATTGTACTCCTACAAAGTAGTAATTATTTGGCACTGAGTACTATTTGTAACTGATGACTACTTATAATGCCCCATCTTTGCTAAGAAACTGAGTGGTATTTCTGAAAAGTAAACTAGCCAGTAACCCAGTGAGAGATAAGCAGAGAAAAGCGATCATTAACGAATGAAATCCAGAGTGAAATGATGCTTGTCCCCACTCCAAAACTTGAGAATGTAGCGAAGAATCTGGGAAAACTCTTGTTATTTTTTTAAGAGGTTGAGCTCCAGTTATAAAGGGGAGAACATCCAGCATATTAACTTGGTGCTCATTGGAGAGAGTTTCTTTTGAGAGCTTTGTGAAAGTTCGGACACTGACAGTGCTTACTATTATTCCTGTGAATGATATTCCTGCAGCATACCAGAGGTAGGTGTTAGAGATGAACAGCCCATAAGCTGCTCCCTTTTCATTTTTTGGGGCACTTTGAACTGCTGCAAGATTGGTTGAGGAGTACATTATTCCAGCAGTAATGCCCATAAAAACCATGCCGAATATGAGGTAATGCCAGGACAGTTTATCTGGCATCAGTATTAGTGATAGAGCAGCTGTTAGGCAGGTAAATTGGGCAAAGACGATGGAGGGGATGGGGTTGAATTTATTATTGAATATTCCAGCCGCAATTGAGGAAAAACATAAGAATATTGTCATTGTGAGAATGATGAGGCCAACCTTGGCAGCTTCATAGCCAAGTATATTCTCTAGGTATAAAGGTAAAATAAATAGGAAAGAGCCAAATATCATTTGAAAGCATGCGCGAGTTATAAGTAATCCTTGGAAAAGTTTGTTTTGGAGTAGGTTCAGGTTTATCAATGGTTGGGATAGGGTTCTCTGCCAAAGGAAAACAAAAATTAAGATAACTAAAGAGGATGCAAGAGGTAGAATAAACTGAAAGCTGGCTATTCCTTTGTGAGGTTCAAGGTTAAGTGAAAGTAATATTAGGAGGTAGGCCGCTAGAATAAGAAATCCTGATTTGTAATGAATATATATTTTTTTGTTTTGAGAATCTCTTTTTGCGAAAATTTGCAAGATGGTGAGACATAGCAAGCATACAGGAATATTGATTAAAAAGGCCCATCTCCAACCCAGGTGGGTGACAATAAAGCCGCCTAGAATCGGGCCTATTGACTGAGCTGTAGCGGTAAAGATCACCAGTAGGCCAACGGCTAGGCCTTGTTCAGACTTTTGAAAGTGGCTTTCCGCTAGAACAAAAATCATGCCGAAAGAGGCTGCCATGCCAGATCCTTGTATAAACCTGCCGGCGATTATGGTCTCAAGGTTGGGGGCTGCACTAGCAATTACTGATCCTAGAAGAAAAATGGTTATGCCCAGCATGAGGGTGTTTTTATGACCAAATCGATCTCCAAACTTACCCGTAGTAATG
The DNA window shown above is from Microbulbifer variabilis and carries:
- a CDS encoding endo alpha-1,4 polygalactosaminidase, with translation MHRKLALFFSPLLFLGCSDDLPDIIIPVNIDYDQEMRLFVEDISKYAKDLERDFIIVPQNGIELITTNTRTNGPVDDAYVNSTDGIAQEAVFFGQNGNVDQPTSETESKRLQDYLNLAKEKGREILVTDFANSERNIDESYEKNENAGYVSFAADDTLLDNIPSYPEKPFNVNNDDIDKLEDVKNFLNITNTTSFSTPQEFVDKLSETDYDLLIIDLFFRDNQTYTEEQIKQLKKKNNGRNRLLMAYVNIGMAQSNRYYWQSSWPADPPAWLLDEVPNESGNYYVEYWKAGWQDIIYGNNSSYIFRIVDAGFDGAYMDGIDVFEYFDSLETEE
- the hrpB gene encoding ATP-dependent helicase HrpB, encoding MPELPIYSALPELFKALEIHNNVVLQAPPGAGKTTVVPLALLETDWLGQRNIIMLEPRRLAARTAAARMAAQLGEKLGETVGYQVRGERRRSAKTRILVVTEGILTRLLQSDPELSETSLVIFDEFHERSLQADLSLALCLQSQEYLREDLKLLVMSATLETEAVARVLGGAPVVSSEGRSFPVHIDYLGQREEPEDHRSMPALMSRKIFEALRKESGSVLAFLPGVSEIRKVEELLREQLASADDLKPDSIILAPLYGDLTREQQDQAIAPAAPDQRKVVLATNVAETSLTIEGIRIVVDSGLMRESRFDPNSGMNRLETCRISQASATQRSGRAGRLSEGFCLRLWSEGRQRSLSSKNTPEIIRSDLAPLALELAQWGVSDPTELSWLDLPPTGPLAQAQALLKQLGALDQDLRITPHGSAMLTLGCHPRLAHMMLRSLDWHLSQQACLLAALLSERDIFRGEARWDRDISKRIEALQAHSKGQNIDRGAVQRIRQQANTWQGQLKDFKPQEPRNSDSIDQADRIGVLLGLAYPDRIAKSRQDSARRYLLCSGRGAYFSHEDALALGDFLVVAELDGLGRDARIQLAAPISKNALQRCFADQIELNTTIRWDDTAGRAEALEQVILGKLVLQQQVAKDVPSELLSRALLDAIRQKGLSLLPWSKEALQFRARVEFLRTEESGQSLLGDTPLPNLSDDTLLQDLERWLLPHLHGFHKFEQLKQLDLLNILRAQLDWAHIQQVDELAPSHYTVPSGSRIAIDYEASPPILAVRLQELFGLAQTPAVLRGGYPLMIHLLSPARRPVQITRDLANFWANTYEEVKKELRIKYQKHYWPDDPRTAVATNKTKKRMDNPRGS
- a CDS encoding MFS transporter; this translates as MSKQTELPYQHRWWVLGGLGLGLMIINIDVTVINLAIPTIGENFSAKIYQLQWVNNIYLIAMGGLIITTGKFGDRFGHKNTLMLGITIFLLGSVIASAAPNLETIIAGRFIQGSGMAASFGMIFVLAESHFQKSEQGLAVGLLVIFTATAQSIGPILGGFIVTHLGWRWAFLINIPVCLLCLTILQIFAKRDSQNKKIYIHYKSGFLILAAYLLILLSLNLEPHKGIASFQFILPLASSLVILIFVFLWQRTLSQPLINLNLLQNKLFQGLLITRACFQMIFGSFLFILPLYLENILGYEAAKVGLIILTMTIFLCFSSIAAGIFNNKFNPIPSIVFAQFTCLTAALSLILMPDKLSWHYLIFGMVFMGITAGIMYSSTNLAAVQSAPKNEKGAAYGLFISNTYLWYAAGISFTGIIVSTVSVRTFTKLSKETLSNEHQVNMLDVLPFITGAQPLKKITRVFPDSSLHSQVLEWGQASFHSGFHSLMIAFLCLSLTGLLASLLFRNTTQFLSKDGAL